Below is a genomic region from Hevea brasiliensis isolate MT/VB/25A 57/8 chromosome 3, ASM3005281v1, whole genome shotgun sequence.
gtataatgaccataacttggtctacttaactcggattgacctgaaattttgccccgcgtgcaataagacatagatctacaagtttgtagttttgaccgaaacccgaaaaccgagggaactaggtcgtccggttaggtcaaactagtatcccgaaatccagcaatttgcaatgaaatgcaagaaaacgcaatatacatagaattgagtttggtaacacgtaccaatcctaaaacattatcgaatgtgacatattaaggacaccaaaacctaatttacctaaaacgcatcgagggtcggtatattaggtgattaagcaaataaaggtattcagtgaataattgagttcagtgaattacttatcgaacattatcattagaggcaaattaatgtagtactgaaacacttcaaattgtgtttctcagttaccaaagactcaggaaaagggaaggaaacactgagtccgcactgtgagacaattatcagaggtttgtgcacaactagttttcaactgattttactctgtataagatttcatatgattaattgtatgttattgatttaaattgtgtttgtgcacaacaactatttctcttgattttttcaattgaaataaatattgactatttttatgttattgttttaaattgtggaaatgtgtttgatggacacttattgattgaaaaacattgtgaatgatttgaaactgtgaaaaattgtttgaatgacattgatggacatttattgattgaaaagcattggaaatggtttgaaatcacagctatcatgtatattgattgtattcctcattagcttgtctagtgggacgaattgaattccctctctggctgaagtgttgaggtgtgtgcctgttgaggacgaattggatgagtactcattatatagctagcttcctccctcattgatttcgattattggggtgagtatgtcttgtcgtggtgtacaacacggcatgtacggaaaaattgtgtcatggcttaaattgtgatattgattggcaacactgtattattcagttatttgatcgaattgtgttattgatttgcaaaacgatattattcagttatttgatcgaattgtgttattgatttgcaaaacgatattattcagttatttgatcgaattgtgttattgatttgcaaaacgatattattcagttatttgaccaaattgtgatattgatcggcaacactgtgttattcagtaatttgatcaaattgtatatgaattggcaatacggtattcttaaactatttgactaaattatgttattatgaattttgataatttgtgaattggagtttaaattccttatgacattcattgtcttgaatttaactatggttttacgtatccactatttatatggtttatgaattgtgatttaaaattgtatttgattaatgttgtgcaccactgagacattgtctcagcgatagctttttattgctgtcgcaggtagatagacagactaggctgctagtaccgccagcgagagatttttgggtatagtgagtatatcacagttggcattttgtactgtaatgtgtattcactgtatgtatattttgttttggttttgagcagttgtaaattcaaattgtaccttgaagttgtaaattaattatgagttatttgacttgtaaaaattgtattatatttccttatctcagactttgaaaaatttctatggatttgaattgagaaaaatgttgtgttgagaagtatgttggagttgagatttggaaatatattgaagtgtgctttttacaggttttctgaagaactattttgtccaaaatacagatggcactctgccaaaatttttacagaaattcgaaataatccaaaggagttagctatttcacttcagttcacaaaagtttttaatacctgtaaatagtgctcaccactgtaaaagaagtaagaaaagtttttaaaatcccttgtagtgtatttaatgggttatcagtagacggagttggtaattcattaggtatactacgggatcatgttatgccttacagaggggtagggtgtgacattttacTTTTCATTAGAATATCCCATCAAAGATAGATATTCTGACATCAAAAAATAGTGGGTATTACATTTTCCCCCCTTTATAACATTTGTCCTCGAATGTTAAAACAAACACATAAAAAGCAAACGTAATAAATATAACATATAAAACATGGCTAGAAAATATGGGGATATTATTGTATCATGGAATCACGAGTTTTCCATGTGCACTCTTCCTTGTTGTGGCGGTTCCATAACACTTTGACCATAGGTATCTCCTTGTTCCTCAGCTTCCTTACTTGAGTGTCTACAATCCAGATAGGTTGTTCAATATAAAAAAGATCTTCTAAAATTTCCATGTCTGGTTCACTTACAACCTTGTTCGGATCTGACACAAGCTTCCTCATAATAGAAACATGAAACAACGGATGGATTCTCTCCATTTCTAGTAGCAAAGCTAACTTATAAGACACATTTCTAACCCTTTGTAGCACTTCATACCGTCTAATGTACCTTGAAGCTAGTTTGCCTCTCTTTCCAAATTGGATGAcacccttcattggagataccttcagaaGCACCATATCCCTTTCCTGAAAAACCACTTCTCTTCTATGGAGGTCTGCATAACCATTCTGTTTACTGGTTGCTATCTTCAACCTTGCCTTAATTAAGGGCATGGTTTAATGTGTGACTTCCACCAACTTCATTCAAGCTAAGGCTCTTTCACCAACTTCTTCCCAACACACAGGAGACCTACACTTCCTcctatacaaagcttcatatggtgcCATTTTGATTCTAGAGTGATAGCTGTTGTCGTATGCAAACTCAACTAGGGGAAGGTACTTTTTCCACAATCCACCAAAGTCAAGTACATAcattcttagcatatcctccaaagtctgtatggtcctttctgactatCCATCTATTTGAGGGTGAAAGGCCATGTTGAAGTCTGATCTAGTGCCTAACTCATTTTGAAGACAACGCCAAAACCTTCATGTGAACTGTGGTCCTCTATCAGAGACTATTATTACTGGAGCTCTATGTAGCCTTATTATCTCTGCCATGTACACTTGAGCTAACTTATCCACCAAATAGTTTGCTCTAACATGAATGAAGTGAGCAGTCTtaatcaatctgtccactataacCCATATGAAGTCATGCCTGTTAGAGGTTACTGGTAACCCAATAATAAAGTCTATGGCCATATttttccatttccactctggAATGGGTAGTGGGTTGAGTATTTCTGCTAGCTTCTGATGCTCCAGCTTCACTCTCAAACAAACCTCATAAGTAGTCACAAACTGTGCAATCTCCTTCTTCATTAAAGGCCACCAATACAACTTCTTTAAGTCTTGATACATTTTGGTGGCTCTAGGGTGCACACTCTACTTAGCATTATGAGCTTCCCTTATAATGTCTCCCTTAAGTTAGGTGTCATTTGGTACACATAACCTATTGCCATACGTTAACACTCTTTTTCCATCAAAACGAAACTAACTATTCTTCCCTTTTTGTACCGCTTTTGCTATTTTCACCAACTCATTGTCTTCATACTGTTTCTCTATTATTTACCTTAGATACACTGGTGTCACCTTCATCTGAGCTGTCCAAGTACCCTTGGCTGATAACTCCAGCTGCAACCCTTTTCTAATTAATTAGTGTAACTTCTTCAAGATGGGCCATCTTTCTACGGATATATGTGCTAAACTGCCAAATGATTGTTAACTGAGAGCATCTataacaacatttgccttccccAGATGGCATTGGATTATACAGTTATAATCACTAAACAGCTCTACCCAACTTTTTTATCTGAGATTCAGCTCTTTTTGCTTGAAGATATACTGGAGACTCTTGTGGTTCGTGAAGATCTTGCATTTTGCTCCATAAAGATAATGTCTCCATATCTTTAGGCCAAAGACTATAATCGCCATCTCTAAGTCATGAGTGGGATAATTAGCTTCATGCTTCTTtaactgtcttgaagcataagctattACTCTTCCCTTTTACATGAGAACACATCCCAAATCCACTTTGGAGGCCATAGTAGATTGTGAAATCTTCATTATCTTTAGGTAAAGCCAGTACTGATGCTGAAATCAAACACTCTTTAAGCTTCTAAAAGCTCTCCTCACAtttatcactccattcaaacttttTATTCTTCTAAGTTAACctagtcattagagcagctatcttGGAGAAAGCaagcacaaatcttctataatagctAGCCAAACCTAGGAATCTCTCGATCTTCATCACTATGGTTAGTCTTGGCTAATCTGCCACTACTTCTaccttcttaggatccacttctattccatTCTCTAACactacatgtcccaagaaggatatAATTGTTTgctagaactcacacttggaaaaCATGGCATACAACTGATGCTCCCTCAATATCTGAAGAATTATTCTTAGATGTTGTGCATGCTCTTATAGACTTCtggaatacaccaagatatcatcaataaagacgatTATAAAGTGATCCAGATATTGTCTAAATACTCTATTCATGAGATTCATGAATGTAGATGGGGGGCATTGGTCAACCCAATAGCATCATAAAAACTCACAATGCCCATATCTAGTTCGAAAGGCAGTTTTCGAAATATCTGTCTCCTTAATCCTCAGCTGGTGATATTCTAACCTTAAATCTATCTTTGAAAAACAACTAGCTCTGGCCAATTGATCAAAGAAGTTATCAATACGAAGCAAAGGATACTTGTTCTTTATAGTTACCTTGTTCAACtacctatagtcaatgcacagcCCCAAGAATACATccctcttctttacaaatagtactggAGCACCCCAAGAGGAGGTACTTTGTCAGATGAATCCATTATTCACTAACTCCTGCAACTATTCCTTCAATTCTTTTAACTCTGCAGGAGTAATTCAGTAAGGAGGAATAAATATGGGTTTAGTACCAGATGAATCTATCTCCCTCTTAGGTGACAAACTAGGTAGTTCCTTAGGAAACACATTTAGAAACTCTCTTGCCATGGGAACTGATTCTGGTCCACTTTTGTTCTCCACAACCACTTTAATGTGGGCTAGAAACCCTCAACAT
It encodes:
- the LOC131178471 gene encoding uncharacterized protein LOC131178471, which gives rise to MPLIKARLKIATSKQNGYADLHRREVVFQERDMVLLKVSPMKGVIQFGKRGKLASRYIRRYEVLQRVRNVSYKLALLLEMERIHPLFHVSIMRKLVSDPNKVVSEPDMEILEDLFYIEQPIWIVDTQVRKLRNKEIPMVKVLWNRHNKEECTWKTRDSMIQ